The following are encoded together in the Humulus lupulus chromosome 5, drHumLupu1.1, whole genome shotgun sequence genome:
- the LOC133777922 gene encoding myrcene synthase, chloroplastic-like produces MAMAVHPFSVPMCISTISTTARARSSACYPTQCTVVNTHSSITTTTTTIDRRSANYEPPIWSFDYIQSLSSQYKGEPYTSRLNELKEKVKRMLVEMENSLAQFELIDTLQRLGLSYHFQNEINTILKEKYTNINNIINNPNFNLYTTALEFRLLRQYGYEVPQEIFNVFKDDETMKFKARVISNDDIIGVLALYEASFYGGKGESILEEARVFSTECLKNYIMVMMEQNNLLLDDNMILLVNHALELPLYWRITRSEARWFIDVYERRQDMNSTLLEFAKLDYNMVQSIYQEDLKHLSGDRLMESFVWTVGVKSEPELSYYRRISGRLYVLITTIDDIYDVYGTLEELELFTNAVERWNVKAINDLPDYMRMPFFLLYNTINEMAFDVLRNQNFFNIQYFKKTWVDFCKHQLQEAKWFHSGYKPTFQEYIDNAWISVSGPIILVHAYFSSTNNNPITKNALKFLEEGYPNIIYQASIILRLADDLGTSPDEMKRGDIPKSIQCYMHDSGASEDEAREHIKFLMSEAWKEMNDIEDDDDDEDNSCFSKEFVEACKNLGRISQFIYQYGDGHASQDSLSKQRISELIINHIP; encoded by the exons ATGGCAATGGCAGTTCACCCATTTTCAGTCCCTATGTGCATTAGTACTATTAGTACTACTGCAAGAGCAAGATCAAGTGCTTGCTACCCCACCCAATGTACTGTGGTCAATACCCATAGTTCTatcaccaccactactactactattgatCGAAGATCAGCCAATTATGAGCCTCCCATTTGGTCTTTTGATTATATTCAATCTCTTTCAAGCCAATATAAG GGAGAACCCTATACAAGTCGATTGAATGAGCTGAAGGAAAAGGTGAAAAGGATGCTTGTTGAGATGGAAAACTCTTTAGCTCAATTTGAGTTGATTGATACATTGCAAAGACTTGGATTATCTTACCATTTTCAAAATGAAATAAACACTATTTTGAAGGAAAAGTACACCAACATTAATAATATTATCAACAATCCTAATTTTAATTTGTACACCACTGCTCTTGAGTTTAGGCTTCTACGACAATATGGATATGAAGTACCTCAAG AAATTTTTAATGTGTTTAAGGATGATGAGACAATGAAGTTCAAGGCAAGAGTAATAAGTAATGATGATATTATTGGAGTGTTGGCTTTATATGAAGCTTCATTCTATGGTGGAAAAGGTGAAAGTATTTTGGAGGAAGCTAGGGTTTTCTCAACCGAATgtcttaaaaattacataatggtgATGATGGagcaaaataatttattattagatgataatatgatattattagtGAATCATGCCTTGGAGCTTCCCCTTTATTGGAGGATAACAAGGTCAGAAGCTAGGTGGTTCATTGATGTGTATGAGAGAAGACAAGACATGAATTCTACTTTGCTTGAGTTTGCCAAATTGGATTACAACATGGTGCAGTCAATATATCAAGAAGATCTAAAACATCTCTCCGG AGATAGATTGATGGAGAGTTTCGTATGGACTGTGGGAGTAAAATCTGAGCCAGAACTCAGCTACTATAGAAGAATATCTGGAAGATTATATGTTTTGATAACAACAATTgatgatatatatgatgtttaTGGAACATTGGAGGAGCTAGAGCTTTTCACTAATGCTGTTGAGAG ATGGAATGTGAAAGCTATAAATGATTTACCGGATTACATGAGGATGCCTTTCTTTCTCTTGTACAATACTATCAATGAAATGGCCTTTGATGTGTTACGAAACCAAAATTTCTTCAACATTCAATACTTTAAGAAAACG TGGGTAGATTTTTGTAAACATCAATTACAAGAGGCAAAATGGTTTCACAGTGGATACAAGCCAACATTCCAAGAGTATATTGACAATGCATGGATTTCAGTATCAGGACCCATTATCCTTGTTCATGCTTATTTCTCTTCTACAAATAATAATCCCATTACAAAGAATGCCTTGAAATTCTTGGAAGAGGGTTATCCCAACATAATTTACCAAGCATCCATAATTTTACGACTTGCAGATGATCTAGGAACATCCCCG GATGAAATGAAAAGAGGTGATATTCCAAAATCAATTCAATGTTACATGCACGATAGTGGTGCTTCTGAAGACGAAGCTCGAGAACACATCAAGTTTTTAATGAGTGAAGCATGGAAGGAGATGAATGATAttgaggatgatgatgatgatgaagataaTTCTTGTTTCTCAAAAGAATTTGTTGAAGCTTGTAAGAATCTTGGTAGAATATCACAATTCATATATCAATATGGAGATGGACATGCTTCTCAGGACAGTTTATCAAAACAACGTATTTCAGAATTGATAATTAATCATATTCCCTAG